A genomic stretch from Arachis stenosperma cultivar V10309 chromosome 3, arast.V10309.gnm1.PFL2, whole genome shotgun sequence includes:
- the LOC130966791 gene encoding uncharacterized protein LOC130966791 — protein sequence MEGLLPMMYRAIKKHTTRRQYQCLSPSARALLDYDFININMPRQETSIHNNNAVLVDDHHHRQRARADNYGSHHRRFNSTGENFYDRSYSTRGPAADSKQLVRFRSHRKLFSCVTG from the coding sequence ATGGAAGGTCTTCTGCCTATGATGTATAGGGCAATCAAGAAACACACAACACGGAGGCAATACCAGTGTCTTTCTCCATCGGCAAGGGCTTTATTAGATTACGACTTCATCAACATCAACATGCCTCGTCAAGAAACTTCAATACACAATAATAATGCGGTTCTTGTTGatgatcatcatcatcgtcaACGTGCTCGTGCAGACAACTATGGTAGTCATCATCGCCGATTTAATTCTACTGGAGAAAATTTCTATGATAGGTCCTATTCCACTAGAGGCCCTGCTGCTGATTCAAAGCAACTTGTCAGGTTTCGCAGTCACAGAAAACTCTTTTCTTGCGTCACTGGTTAG